Part of the Zingiber officinale cultivar Zhangliang chromosome 6A, Zo_v1.1, whole genome shotgun sequence genome, taACCTTTGGTCTGCGACCAGTTGTATCCCAAATATGAACAGATCCATCATCCCCAGATGTTGACAAAAGATGTCGACTAAATTGAGAATAATCAAGTACTCTTAGTACCTGAAATCGCATCACCGATACAGATTCATGTTAAACCAAAAAAGATGTTAGTAGAGCGAAAGTttggaattttcaaaatatttgacagCCAATAACCTGCCCATTTGGATCCTTGAGTTCAGCCCGTGTTCCGGAAGCAAGATAATGAAGTATGAGATCCCCCTTCTCGTTGAAGGATGCTAAATGTTCATCTTTGCAGTTGTACATTACACCTGTAATTGTGTCAATATGACCACTCAACCGTTTGATGCACCTTTTCCTCTGCAGGTCCCATATTTTGACAATATGCCCACttcctccagagcaaagatatctAGAACTTTTATTACTAAAGCTGATACAATTTATggattcctacaaaatagagaaaagtaaaaaaatctttaaaatgttTGATATATTATGCACTCATAATTACACAGATAAGAAGTGTTTTTATTACTTAAACCCATGGCCATATTGT contains:
- the LOC121995492 gene encoding protein NEDD1-like; translation: MVADFYGGKILLKVNLYVRADLVVASAGDNKKISLWNKNGQSMGSFPSHGSDLADDIEESINCISFSNKSSRYLCSGGSGHIVKIWDLQRKRCIKRLSGHIDTITGVMYNCKDEHLASFNEKGDLILHYLASGTRAELKDPNGQVLRVLDYSQFSRHLLSTSGDDGSVHIWDTTGRRPKVSKIIFLNLLK